The Thermodesulfovibrionales bacterium genome contains the following window.
ATAAGGGAAGCACCATCCATTTACATAATCAATGAACTCAAGAAACTTGGGGCAAATCTTAGAGCCTTTGATCCTGCTGCTATAAATGATATGAAGACCTTATTTCCTGATATTTTCTATGCTGAGGATCCCTACGATGCAGCTACTGGTGCAGATGCACTCGTGATTATTACTGAATGGAACGAGTTCCGGAATCTTGATCTTGAAAGAATTAAATCTCTCATGAAAGGAAGGCATTTCTTTGATCTCAGGAATATCTATGAACCGAAAAAGATGAAGGAGATGGGCTTTGTTTATTATTCTGTTGGAAGGAGTATTTAAAAATGGAGCTTTTTAGCCTCGATATAAAGACCCTGGCAGGCATGCTCCAAAAAAAGGAGATTAAGCCTTCAGAGATTGTACACCATGTTTTTAAGAGAATTGAAAATATAGAACCCCATATCAAGGCCTATATTACCGTAACCCATGAAGAGGCAGAAAGATTAGCAGAGGCAGCGGAAAAGCTCATACTCAAAGGAAAGGCAACCCCTCTTACAGGTATTCCCATTGCCATAAAGGATAATATATGTACCTCTGGAATAAGAACTACCTGTGCTTCAAGAATACTTGAAAACTTCATTCCAGTATACGAAAGCACTGTAACCTGGAGGCTTAAAGAAGCAGGATATATACTAACAGGTAAAACCAATATGGATGAGTTCGTTATGGGCTCGTCAACTGAAAACTCTGCTTTCTATGTCACAAAAAACCCATGGGATCTGAGCCGTATCCCGGGTGGTAGCAGCGGTGGTTCAGCAGCAGCAGTTGCTGCAGAGGAATGTATTGCAGCCCTTGGCTCGGACACAGGTGGTTCTATAAGACAGCCTGCTGCACTCTGCGGAGTTGTGGGATTAAAGCCAACCTATGGAATGGTCTCGAGGTACGGACTTGTGGCCTTTGCCTCCTCCTTAGACCAGATAGGACCAATAACAAAGACTGTTTATGATTCAGCGCTCATTATGAATTTCATTTCAGGTCATGATCCAAAGGATTCAACCTCAGCACCCTATCCTCCAAAGGACTTTACATCATTGCTTGGAAAGGATATAAAGGGTATAAGAATAGGAATTCCTGAAGAATATTTTATTGAAGGTACTGACAGGGAGGTTAAGGATGCTGTGATTTCTGCTGTAAGAATGCTTGAAGGAATAGGAGCTCAGGTTATTAATATATCCCTCCCCCATACAGGCTATGCAGTAGCCACATATTATATCCTTGCTACCTCAGAGGCATCATCAAATCTTGCAAGATATGACGGTGTAAAATATGGATTGAGAATAAAAGGAGATGATTTAATAGATATGTACATGAAAACACGTTCAGAGGGTTTTGGTGATGAGGTGAAGAGAAGGATAATGCTTGGTACCTATGCCCTTTCATCAGGATACTATGAAGCCTATTACAGAAAGGCCCAGCAGGTTAGGACATTAATTAAAAAAGATTTTGAAGATGCCTTCAGAAAGGTAGATGTTATAGTAACACCAACCTCACCAACTCCAGCCTTTAAAATAGGAGAAAAGATATCAGATCCCCTTCAGATGTATCTGAGCGACATCTTCACCATCTCTGTTAATCTTGCGGGAGTACCAGCTATCTCAATACCCTGTGGATTCAGCTCAGAGGGCCTTCCTATTGGTTTACAGATAATAGGAAGACATTTTGACGAAGAAACCATTCTTCAGGTAGCTCATGCCTATGAGCAGGCAACAGAGTGGCATAGAAAAAAACCTGATTTGAAATTTACAGACTGAGCATTAACGAAAAAGAATGCTTGTCCCGAGATTCAATGAAAACTTACATGGTAAAAATTTGTGATTACAGTTACCTAAGTGATATCATTCTCAATCTTAGGCTCATACTATAAGTAAGAATAAAAGGTTTGGCTTTGTGAATAATCGAGCACCTGAGTGGTCATAAAGATGCAGAAGATTTAAAAAGAATTATAAATTTCCAAACAAGCCTGCTTTTAATTTTTTAGAAATTCAGTAACCTTAAAGATGATCTCTGTTTCAAGTCCTTCCAGCTCCCAGAGTCTTTTTAAATTATCCAGTGGGATGGAATCTTTTATTTTACTACAGAGGAAGTTGATGCAGAATACATCTCTGACAAGAAGAATACAACCTTTTTCT
Protein-coding sequences here:
- the gatA gene encoding Asp-tRNA(Asn)/Glu-tRNA(Gln) amidotransferase subunit GatA, with the protein product MELFSLDIKTLAGMLQKKEIKPSEIVHHVFKRIENIEPHIKAYITVTHEEAERLAEAAEKLILKGKATPLTGIPIAIKDNICTSGIRTTCASRILENFIPVYESTVTWRLKEAGYILTGKTNMDEFVMGSSTENSAFYVTKNPWDLSRIPGGSSGGSAAAVAAEECIAALGSDTGGSIRQPAALCGVVGLKPTYGMVSRYGLVAFASSLDQIGPITKTVYDSALIMNFISGHDPKDSTSAPYPPKDFTSLLGKDIKGIRIGIPEEYFIEGTDREVKDAVISAVRMLEGIGAQVINISLPHTGYAVATYYILATSEASSNLARYDGVKYGLRIKGDDLIDMYMKTRSEGFGDEVKRRIMLGTYALSSGYYEAYYRKAQQVRTLIKKDFEDAFRKVDVIVTPTSPTPAFKIGEKISDPLQMYLSDIFTISVNLAGVPAISIPCGFSSEGLPIGLQIIGRHFDEETILQVAHAYEQATEWHRKKPDLKFTD